The Sorangiineae bacterium MSr11954 DNA segment GGTGGTCCCTTCATCGTGGACAACGTGATTGTCGGCGTGGCCTCCTGGAGCCGGAGCGATTTCTTCTGGTACAGCGTTTACGGCCGCCTCAACAACGATATGGGCGATTGGGTGAAGGCGCAAATCAACAACGAGCCGGATCCCCTGACGGCGTCGTTCACCGTCACCTGCTCCAACTTCGGCGCGCCCTGCGCGTTCGACGGCAAGAGCTCGACGGGCGGCGCCACGTCGTACGCGTGGGACTACGGTGATGGGCAAAAGGGATCGGGCGTCACCAGCACCCACAAATACACGGTGACCCGGGTGACGACCTTCAACCCGAAGCTCACCGTCTCCGACGGCGCCGGTCACTCGGATACCGCGACCCGCCAAGTGACATGCTACCCGGGCGGCGGCTCGCCCCTTTGCTTCGCCCAGTAGCTTCGCGCCGCGTCTCGGGTGGCGCCGGGCGGCTTCGTCCGATACCATCGAGCCCGAGCGAAGCGAGATGAGAACCCCGAGCACCACGGCGAGCGCGTCCAGCTTGGTCGCGAACCACCTGCTCCACGCCTTCGCCTGGTGCGCCTTGCGCGTGCATCCGCCCGTACGCGCCAAAGCGCTCGTCGACAAAGTCGCGCGATGGATGCGCCCCATCGACGATCGCGACGAGGCCGCGCGCCTTTTGGCCGTGGTCGACGGCCACGGTACCTGTTTGAGCCGCGCGCTCACCGTGGCCGCCCGCACCCCCCGAGCCGAGGTCGTCATTGCGGTGCGCGGCCTCGCGCCTCGTCTGTCGGCGCATGCATGGGTCGAGCTCGATGGAAGGTCGCTTCGCGAGGAAGACGTCGCCGGGCAGGAGATTGGCCGGCTCGCGTCATCGCGCTAAGGGACGGGCGGCATCGGCTCGTGCCCTGCAATTCATGGCGTAAGTACATCCATTCACCAAATGCGAGCGCGGCCCATCGTCCGGGGATAAAGTGGTCGCGTGGCCGACACCTTCCAAT contains these protein-coding regions:
- a CDS encoding lasso peptide biosynthesis protein, translating into MRTPSTTASASSLVANHLLHAFAWCALRVHPPVRAKALVDKVARWMRPIDDRDEAARLLAVVDGHGTCLSRALTVAARTPRAEVVIAVRGLAPRLSAHAWVELDGRSLREEDVAGQEIGRLASSR